The proteins below are encoded in one region of Streptomyces cyanogenus:
- a CDS encoding cytochrome b/b6 domain-containing protein: MTLRADTPAPPDARVHRFTRAERRVHRATAALMGVCVLTAAVLYIPQLAVLVGRRELVVRVHQYAGLALPVPVLLGLASRAFRADLRFLNRFGPHDRVWLRAALRRDRRREERPAGKFNAGQKIYAAWIAGATLVMLGTGLMMWFTHLTPLVWRTSATFVHDWLALTIGVVLAGHIGMALGDPEARRGLRTGTVSEEWARREHPLWRP; the protein is encoded by the coding sequence ATGACCCTACGAGCTGATACCCCGGCCCCGCCGGACGCCCGCGTCCACCGCTTCACCCGCGCCGAACGCCGGGTGCACCGTGCGACGGCCGCGCTGATGGGCGTGTGCGTGCTGACCGCGGCCGTCCTCTACATCCCGCAGCTGGCGGTCCTGGTCGGCCGCCGGGAACTGGTCGTACGGGTCCACCAGTACGCCGGCCTCGCGCTGCCGGTGCCGGTCCTGCTGGGCCTGGCCTCCCGCGCCTTCCGCGCCGACCTGCGGTTCCTCAACCGCTTCGGCCCGCACGACCGGGTCTGGCTGCGCGCCGCCCTGCGCCGCGACCGACGCCGCGAGGAGCGCCCCGCCGGCAAGTTCAACGCAGGCCAGAAGATCTACGCCGCCTGGATCGCCGGCGCGACCCTGGTCATGCTCGGCACCGGCCTGATGATGTGGTTCACCCACCTCACCCCGCTGGTGTGGCGCACCTCGGCGACCTTCGTCCACGACTGGCTCGCCCTGACGATCGGCGTGGTCCTGGCGGGCCACATCGGGATGGCCCTGGGCGACCCGGAGGCGCGACGGGGCCTGCGGACCGGAACGGTGAGCGAGGAGTGGGCGCGACGCGAGCACCCGCTCTGGCGCCCGTAG
- a CDS encoding molybdopterin-dependent oxidoreductase, translating to MNSERSEVPTPEPEPDGRPIGRRVFLGTLGLGALGVVAAPTLQRGLEGFLGGVADKDPTGLTGLLPNGGGFRYYSVAASVPHRTAADYRLTIDGLVDRPRRYTLADLRALPQTRLVRDVQCVTGWRVPGTPFQGVRLSHLLDAAGVRPSARAVRFTCFDGTYTESLTLDQARRPDVLVALRMQDKDIGHDHGGPVRLYVAPMYFYKSAKWLSGITVTDRVRPGYWENLGYDVDAWVGRSNGRTDDPTS from the coding sequence GTGAACTCTGAACGATCCGAGGTACCGACACCCGAACCGGAACCGGACGGCCGGCCCATCGGCCGCCGGGTCTTCCTCGGCACCCTCGGCCTGGGCGCCCTCGGCGTGGTGGCCGCACCCACGCTGCAGCGCGGCCTGGAAGGCTTCCTCGGCGGTGTCGCCGACAAGGACCCCACCGGCCTGACCGGTCTGCTGCCCAACGGCGGTGGCTTCCGCTACTACTCCGTGGCCGCCTCCGTCCCGCACCGGACCGCCGCGGACTACCGGCTCACGATCGACGGCCTGGTCGACCGCCCGCGCCGGTACACCCTCGCCGACCTGCGCGCCCTGCCGCAGACCCGGCTGGTCCGGGACGTCCAGTGCGTCACCGGCTGGCGGGTCCCGGGCACGCCCTTCCAGGGCGTACGCCTGTCCCACCTGCTCGACGCGGCGGGCGTCCGCCCCTCCGCCAGGGCCGTGCGCTTCACCTGCTTCGACGGCACCTACACCGAGAGCCTCACCCTCGACCAGGCCCGCCGCCCGGACGTCCTGGTCGCCCTGCGCATGCAGGACAAGGACATCGGCCACGACCACGGCGGCCCGGTCCGCCTCTACGTGGCCCCCATGTACTTCTACAAGTCCGCCAAGTGGCTCTCCGGCATCACCGTCACCGACCGGGTCAGGCCGGGCTACTGGGAGAACCTCGGCTACGACGTCGACGCCTGGGTCGGCCGCTCGAACGGACGGACCGATGACCCTACGAGCTGA
- a CDS encoding DMT family transporter, translating into MIEVHSVSVLVLLLAVSAACCLGFGFVLQQDAAQKAPLNDFLSFRLLLDLVRVPRWLGGLGLMVAGMVLGAVALGRGEISLVEPLLATNLLFALALSRYRTKQALGRQGWAGLLLLAGGVSAFIVAGEPHGGAAVADPLRHWLIIGAVTGTALILTAYATRSRLSWGPVLLALAAGLLYGVQDALTRVSGVRFSDGGFAELLTGWQPYGVVACGVTGLVLVQSAFETAPLRMSLPALTAAEPLAGILCGVGFLGDRLRTDTGALAWEAAGLAAVVAGIVLLGLHPAMPCGAVEQEHRAGHLQRR; encoded by the coding sequence ATGATCGAGGTACACAGCGTGTCGGTTCTGGTTCTCCTTCTCGCCGTAAGCGCGGCCTGCTGTCTGGGCTTCGGATTCGTTCTCCAGCAGGACGCGGCGCAGAAGGCGCCACTGAACGACTTCCTCTCCTTCCGGCTGCTGCTCGACCTGGTGCGGGTCCCGCGCTGGCTCGGCGGGCTCGGGCTGATGGTGGCCGGCATGGTGCTCGGCGCGGTCGCCCTGGGCAGGGGCGAGATCTCCCTGGTCGAGCCGCTGCTCGCCACCAATCTGCTGTTCGCCCTCGCCCTGTCCCGGTACCGGACCAAGCAGGCCCTGGGCCGCCAGGGCTGGGCCGGTCTGCTGCTGCTCGCGGGCGGGGTCAGCGCGTTCATCGTGGCCGGCGAGCCGCACGGCGGTGCGGCCGTCGCCGATCCGCTGCGGCACTGGCTGATCATCGGGGCCGTGACCGGAACGGCTCTCATCCTCACGGCGTACGCCACCCGCTCCCGGCTGAGCTGGGGACCGGTACTGCTGGCCCTGGCGGCCGGGCTGCTGTACGGCGTCCAGGACGCGCTGACCCGGGTGAGCGGCGTCCGCTTCTCGGACGGCGGCTTCGCCGAGCTGCTCACCGGCTGGCAGCCGTACGGGGTGGTGGCGTGCGGGGTCACCGGGCTGGTCCTGGTGCAGAGCGCGTTCGAGACGGCCCCGCTGCGCATGTCGCTGCCCGCGCTCACGGCGGCCGAGCCGCTCGCCGGGATCCTGTGCGGGGTGGGCTTCCTCGGCGACCGGCTGCGCACCGACACCGGGGCACTGGCCTGGGAGGCGGCCGGGCTCGCGGCCGTGGTGGCGGGCATCGTGCTGCTCGGACTGCATCCGGCGATGCCGTGCGGAGCCGTCGAGCAGGAGCACCGGGCCGGGCACCTCCAGCGACGCTGA
- a CDS encoding NUDIX hydrolase, with protein MNPADEILDIVDEHDRVVAQSPRAEAYARGLRHRCVFVQARDAEGRLFVHRRTATKLVFPSLYDMFVGGVVGAGESYDEAALREAEEELGVRGLPQPVFLFKFLYDDGAGRSWWSAVYEVRCEPPVQPQAEEVQWHAFLPEEEVERRLGTWEWVPDGLAAYERLRAFRAAR; from the coding sequence ATGAACCCTGCTGACGAGATCCTCGACATCGTCGACGAGCACGACCGGGTCGTCGCGCAGTCCCCACGCGCCGAGGCCTACGCGCGCGGGCTGCGGCACCGCTGCGTGTTCGTCCAGGCCCGCGACGCGGAGGGCCGGCTCTTCGTGCACCGGCGCACCGCGACGAAGCTGGTGTTCCCCTCCCTGTACGACATGTTCGTCGGCGGGGTCGTCGGCGCCGGCGAGTCCTACGACGAGGCGGCGCTGCGGGAGGCCGAGGAGGAACTGGGGGTGCGCGGGCTGCCGCAGCCGGTCTTCCTCTTCAAGTTCCTGTACGACGACGGCGCCGGGCGGAGCTGGTGGTCGGCGGTGTACGAGGTGCGCTGCGAACCGCCCGTGCAGCCGCAGGCGGAAGAGGTCCAGTGGCACGCCTTCCTGCCGGAGGAGGAGGTCGAGCGGCGGCTCGGCACGTGGGAGTGGGTGCCGGACGGGCTGGCCGCGTACGAGCGGCTGCGGGCGTTCCGGGCGGCCCGGTGA
- a CDS encoding YidH family protein, with translation MSEFVRNIRLWFAPERVRAEGGTPDYRFSLANERTFLAWLRTALALIGGGFAVDQFLPDLRWAWRAGLALALLAAGVLCSLRAVNHWVRCERAMRRGDDLPASRFPALLSLVVAVVAVAMVVVVLAGWEG, from the coding sequence GTGAGCGAATTCGTACGGAACATCCGGTTGTGGTTCGCGCCGGAGCGGGTGCGGGCCGAGGGCGGCACGCCCGACTACCGGTTCTCGCTGGCCAACGAGCGCACCTTCCTGGCCTGGCTGCGTACCGCGCTGGCGCTGATCGGCGGCGGATTCGCGGTGGACCAGTTCCTGCCGGACCTGCGCTGGGCGTGGCGGGCCGGGCTCGCGCTCGCGCTGCTCGCGGCCGGCGTGCTGTGCTCCCTGCGCGCGGTGAACCACTGGGTGCGCTGCGAGCGGGCGATGCGCCGCGGGGACGACCTGCCCGCCTCCCGCTTCCCGGCCCTGCTGAGCCTGGTCGTGGCGGTGGTGGCCGTCGCGATGGTCGTGGTCGTACTGGCCGGGTGGGAGGGATGA
- a CDS encoding DUF202 domain-containing protein, with protein sequence MQPERTRLAWRRTTLSGAVVAVLGVKTALHGGASATGILLGALCCGLWLGFLAVAHHRIRALSAGTPPPALTPRHATAAVLCAVAMAACAAALVV encoded by the coding sequence TTGCAGCCCGAGCGGACGCGGCTGGCCTGGCGGCGTACGACCCTGTCCGGTGCGGTGGTCGCCGTACTCGGCGTCAAGACGGCCCTGCACGGCGGCGCCTCGGCCACCGGCATCCTCCTGGGCGCGCTGTGCTGCGGGCTGTGGCTGGGCTTCCTCGCCGTGGCCCACCACCGCATCCGCGCCCTGTCCGCCGGCACCCCACCGCCCGCCCTCACCCCCCGCCACGCGACGGCGGCGGTGCTGTGCGCGGTGGCGATGGCCGCGTGCGCTGCCGCGCTGGTGGTGTAG
- a CDS encoding NADP-dependent oxidoreductase: MKGISYRRYGGPEVLEYGELRDPKVGPDQVLVKVRAAAVNPVDWKCREGYLDPVLDAVFPVIPGWDVSGVVVQPGAAVTEFAVGDEVIGYVREDFLSRGTFAEYVAAPVRTLARKPRRLSFEEAAGLPLAGLTAYQVLVKALEVKRGETVLVHAAAGGVGSLAVQLAAHLGARVIGTAGERHHDHVRALGGEPVAYGDGLAERVRGLAPEGVEAVFDTIGGDTLKTSANLIAPEGRLASIADPEVVAYGGRYCFVRPDAEDLRHLSHLADQGVVTVHVQQTFPLTRTADAHRLSQEGHTRGKIVVTVEGETDEGAG, translated from the coding sequence ATGAAGGGCATCAGCTACCGCCGATACGGCGGACCCGAGGTGCTGGAGTACGGCGAGCTGCGCGACCCCAAGGTCGGCCCCGACCAGGTTCTGGTGAAGGTGCGCGCGGCGGCCGTCAACCCCGTCGACTGGAAGTGCCGCGAGGGATATCTGGACCCGGTCCTGGACGCCGTCTTCCCGGTGATCCCGGGGTGGGACGTCAGCGGGGTGGTCGTGCAGCCCGGTGCCGCGGTCACCGAGTTCGCCGTCGGCGACGAGGTCATCGGCTACGTCCGCGAGGACTTCCTCTCCCGGGGCACGTTCGCCGAGTACGTCGCCGCGCCCGTGCGCACCCTGGCCCGCAAGCCGCGCAGGCTGTCCTTCGAGGAGGCCGCCGGGCTGCCGCTGGCCGGACTCACCGCCTACCAGGTGCTGGTCAAGGCGCTGGAGGTGAAGCGGGGCGAGACCGTCCTGGTGCACGCGGCGGCCGGCGGGGTCGGCTCGCTAGCCGTCCAGCTCGCCGCCCACCTCGGGGCCCGGGTGATCGGCACGGCCGGCGAGCGGCACCACGACCACGTCCGTGCCCTGGGCGGCGAGCCGGTGGCCTACGGCGACGGCCTGGCGGAACGGGTGCGCGGGCTCGCCCCCGAAGGGGTGGAGGCGGTCTTCGACACCATCGGCGGCGACACGCTGAAGACCTCGGCCAACCTCATCGCCCCGGAGGGCCGGCTGGCCTCGATCGCCGACCCCGAGGTGGTGGCCTACGGCGGCCGCTACTGCTTCGTCCGCCCGGACGCCGAGGACCTGCGGCACCTGTCGCACCTGGCGGACCAAGGAGTGGTCACCGTCCACGTCCAGCAGACCTTCCCGCTGACCCGCACCGCCGACGCCCACCGTCTGAGCCAGGAGGGCCACACCCGCGGAAAGATCGTGGTGACGGTGGAAGGGGAGACGGACGAAGGCGCCGGCTAG
- a CDS encoding phosphotransferase family protein — protein MSADHPPGLDLDRLRALLDRERPGLVSGPLTGRLIEGGRSNLTYALSDGTSKWVVRRPPLGHVLATAHDMKREHRVISALYPTQVPVPRPVLLCEDEEVLGAPFYLMEFVAGTPYRTADQLAPLGPERTRNAVLSLVDTLVELHAVDPAAVGLADFGRPEGFLDRQLRRWGKQLDASRNRDLPGIDELHAALGRELPRSPAPAVVHGDYRLDNVLIGDDDRIKAILDWEMSTLGDPLTDLGLLVMYSRPLGMPNSPVSTTAEAPGHPDPRELIERYAAGSGRDVSAVSWYTAFAWFKLAVILEGIHYRYTLGQTVGRGFELIGDLVPVFIDNGLTTLQEG, from the coding sequence ATGAGCGCCGACCACCCGCCCGGACTCGACCTCGACCGGCTGCGCGCCCTGCTCGACCGCGAGCGCCCCGGTCTGGTGAGCGGTCCGCTGACCGGACGGCTCATCGAGGGCGGACGGTCGAACCTCACCTACGCGCTCTCCGACGGCACCTCGAAGTGGGTCGTCCGCCGGCCTCCGCTCGGTCATGTGCTGGCCACCGCGCACGACATGAAGCGCGAACACCGGGTCATCAGCGCCCTGTACCCGACGCAGGTGCCGGTGCCCCGCCCGGTGCTGCTGTGCGAGGACGAGGAGGTGCTCGGTGCTCCGTTCTACCTGATGGAGTTCGTGGCGGGCACCCCGTACCGCACCGCCGACCAGCTCGCCCCGCTCGGCCCGGAGCGCACCCGGAACGCGGTGCTGTCCCTGGTGGACACGCTGGTCGAGCTGCACGCGGTGGATCCGGCCGCGGTGGGCCTGGCGGACTTCGGCCGCCCCGAGGGCTTCCTGGACCGGCAACTGCGCCGCTGGGGCAAGCAGTTGGACGCCTCCCGCAACCGCGACCTGCCGGGCATCGACGAGCTGCACGCGGCCCTCGGCCGTGAACTGCCCCGCTCCCCCGCCCCGGCGGTCGTCCACGGCGACTACCGGCTCGACAACGTCCTGATCGGGGACGACGACCGGATCAAGGCGATCCTCGACTGGGAGATGTCCACGCTCGGCGACCCGCTGACCGACCTGGGCCTGCTGGTGATGTACAGCCGGCCGCTCGGGATGCCGAACTCCCCCGTCTCCACCACCGCCGAGGCACCGGGCCACCCCGACCCGCGGGAGCTGATCGAGCGGTACGCGGCGGGCTCCGGCCGGGACGTCTCGGCCGTCTCCTGGTACACGGCGTTCGCCTGGTTCAAGCTCGCCGTGATCCTGGAGGGCATCCACTACCGGTACACGCTCGGCCAGACGGTCGGCCGCGGCTTCGAGCTCATCGGCGACCTCGTTCCCGTCTTCATCGACAACGGACTGACCACTCTCCAGGAAGGCTGA
- a CDS encoding acyl-CoA dehydrogenase, whose translation MDFAFDARTEELRAKLLAFMDEYVYPAEPVAEEQRAALASPWDTPAVVEELKAEARRQGLWNLFLPDAEHGAGLTNLQYAPLAEITGRSPHLAPTATNCAAPDTGNMEVLAQFGTEEQKKQWLEPLLAGEIRSAFAMTEPEVASSDATNITTHIERDGDEYVITGRKWYISGAMNPDCKIFIVMGKTDPDGADIRRQQSMVLVPRDTPGVTVERAMQVFGYEDHSHGGHAEVVFDHARVPVANLVGEEGGGFAIAQARLGPGRIHHCMRLIGMAERAIELMCRRAVSRTAFGKVLAQQGVVQNWIADARVTVEQLRLLVLKTAWLMDTVGNKGAHTEIQAIKIATPRAVVGILDRAIQLHGAGGVSQDFPLAELYASARTLMLADGPDEVHQRSLARRELKQYL comes from the coding sequence ATGGACTTCGCGTTCGACGCGCGCACCGAGGAACTGCGCGCCAAGCTCCTCGCCTTCATGGACGAGTACGTCTACCCGGCCGAGCCGGTCGCCGAGGAGCAGCGGGCCGCGCTCGCCTCGCCCTGGGACACCCCGGCCGTGGTCGAGGAGCTGAAGGCCGAGGCCCGCAGGCAGGGCCTGTGGAACCTCTTCCTCCCCGACGCCGAGCACGGCGCCGGGCTCACCAACCTCCAGTACGCCCCGCTCGCCGAGATCACCGGCCGCTCCCCGCACCTCGCGCCCACCGCGACCAACTGCGCCGCGCCCGACACCGGGAACATGGAGGTGCTGGCGCAGTTCGGCACCGAGGAGCAGAAGAAGCAGTGGCTGGAGCCGCTGCTGGCCGGCGAGATCCGCTCGGCGTTCGCGATGACCGAGCCGGAGGTGGCCTCGTCGGACGCCACCAACATCACCACCCACATCGAGCGGGACGGTGACGAGTACGTCATCACCGGCCGCAAGTGGTACATCTCCGGGGCGATGAACCCGGACTGCAAGATCTTCATCGTGATGGGCAAGACCGACCCGGACGGCGCCGACATCCGCCGCCAGCAGTCCATGGTCCTGGTCCCGCGTGACACCCCCGGCGTCACGGTCGAACGGGCCATGCAGGTCTTCGGCTACGAGGACCACTCGCACGGCGGCCACGCCGAGGTGGTCTTCGACCACGCGCGCGTGCCGGTGGCGAACCTCGTCGGCGAGGAGGGCGGCGGCTTCGCCATCGCCCAGGCCCGGCTCGGCCCCGGCCGGATCCACCACTGCATGCGGCTGATCGGCATGGCCGAGCGGGCGATCGAGCTGATGTGCCGGCGGGCCGTGAGCCGTACCGCGTTCGGCAAGGTGCTGGCCCAGCAGGGCGTCGTCCAGAACTGGATCGCCGACGCCCGGGTCACCGTCGAGCAGCTGCGGCTGCTGGTGCTGAAGACGGCCTGGCTGATGGACACCGTCGGCAACAAGGGCGCCCACACCGAGATCCAGGCCATCAAGATCGCGACCCCGCGCGCGGTGGTCGGCATCCTGGACCGCGCGATCCAGCTGCACGGCGCGGGCGGGGTGAGCCAGGACTTCCCGCTGGCCGAGCTGTACGCGAGCGCCCGCACGCTGATGCTCGCCGACGGCCCGGACGAGGTCCACCAGCGGTCGCTGGCCCGCCGGGAGCTGAAGCAGTACCTGTGA
- a CDS encoding TetR/AcrR family transcriptional regulator, translated as MPRTTDGDGTPVPQRLLAAATRLFAEQGYDRTSVQEIVEAAGVTKGALYHYFGSKDDLLHEVYARVLRLQQERLDTFAGADEPVEKRLRDAAADVVVTTIENLDDAMIFFRSMHHLSPEKNKQVRAERRRYHERFRALIEEGQKAGVFSTATPADLIVDYHFGSVHHLSTWYRPDGPLSPQEVADHLADLLLRALRP; from the coding sequence GTGCCCAGGACGACGGACGGAGACGGCACGCCCGTCCCGCAGCGGCTGCTGGCCGCCGCCACCCGGCTCTTCGCCGAGCAGGGCTACGACCGCACCTCCGTGCAGGAGATCGTGGAGGCGGCCGGCGTCACCAAAGGGGCGCTGTACCACTACTTCGGTTCCAAGGACGACCTGCTGCACGAGGTGTACGCGCGCGTGCTGCGCCTCCAGCAGGAGCGGCTGGACACCTTCGCGGGCGCCGACGAGCCCGTGGAGAAGCGGCTCAGAGACGCGGCGGCGGACGTCGTCGTCACGACGATCGAGAACCTCGACGACGCGATGATCTTCTTCCGGTCCATGCACCACCTGAGCCCGGAGAAGAACAAGCAGGTCCGCGCCGAGCGCCGGCGCTACCACGAGCGCTTCCGCGCGCTGATCGAGGAGGGCCAGAAGGCCGGCGTCTTCTCCACGGCCACCCCGGCCGACCTGATCGTGGACTACCACTTCGGCTCCGTCCACCACCTGTCGACCTGGTACCGCCCCGACGGCCCCCTGAGCCCCCAGGAGGTGGCCGACCACCTCGCCGACCTGCTGCTGCGGGCCCTGCGCCCCTAG
- a CDS encoding class I adenylate-forming enzyme family protein: MTASPYAARPWLALLDEAQRAPLDPADSLVHALRGAVAEAPDRTFLAYFDARLGYREVDELSDGVAAHLAARGLERGDRVAVLLQNSPHFVLAVLGAWKAGATVVPVNPMYKSAEVAHVLRDGEVTALICSDRAWEAYLRETAAGSPVRIALTACERDFQTRDDPRVLAFERLPQAPDADDLVTVARQGGRAPEGRLPRPDDIALISYTSGTSGTPKGATNTHANIMYNAERQATSLGLPAAPGYYALAPLFHITGMVCQFGACLSSAGTLVLTYRFEPGVVLDAFAEHRPHYTVGPSTAYMALAAHPDVRREHFASLVNLSSGGAPVPPALVETFRERFGPYIRVGYGLTECTGPCACVPPGLEAPVDPVSGTLSVGLPGADTVVRILDEQGAEVPFGEQGEIVVRGPQVVPGYWRRPDATAETFPDGELRTGDIGFMDEQGWLYVVDRKKDMINASGFKVWPREVEDVLYTHPAVREAAVVGVPDGYRGETVKAYISLRPGAEADPDELAVYCKERLAAYKYPRQVEVLPDLPKTVSGKILRRELRSRTGRD; this comes from the coding sequence GTGACCGCATCGCCCTACGCCGCCCGCCCCTGGCTCGCGCTGCTCGACGAGGCCCAGCGCGCCCCGCTCGACCCCGCCGACTCGCTCGTGCACGCCCTGCGCGGCGCCGTCGCCGAGGCCCCCGACCGCACCTTCCTCGCCTACTTCGACGCCCGGCTCGGCTACCGCGAGGTGGACGAGCTGAGCGACGGCGTGGCCGCCCACCTCGCCGCGCGCGGGCTGGAGCGCGGCGACCGGGTGGCCGTCCTGCTGCAGAACTCCCCGCACTTCGTACTGGCCGTGCTCGGCGCCTGGAAGGCGGGCGCGACCGTCGTCCCGGTCAATCCCATGTACAAGTCGGCCGAGGTGGCGCACGTCCTGCGGGACGGCGAGGTGACCGCGCTGATCTGCTCCGACCGGGCCTGGGAGGCGTACCTGCGGGAGACGGCCGCCGGTTCGCCGGTGCGGATCGCGCTCACCGCGTGCGAGCGGGACTTCCAGACGCGCGACGACCCGCGCGTGCTGGCCTTCGAGCGGCTGCCCCAGGCCCCGGACGCCGACGACCTGGTGACGGTTGCCCGGCAGGGCGGCCGGGCCCCCGAGGGCCGCCTCCCGCGCCCGGACGACATCGCCCTGATCAGCTACACCTCGGGCACCAGCGGCACCCCCAAGGGCGCCACCAACACGCACGCCAACATCATGTACAACGCCGAGCGGCAGGCCACCAGCCTCGGCCTGCCCGCGGCACCCGGGTACTACGCGCTCGCACCGCTGTTCCACATCACCGGCATGGTCTGCCAGTTCGGCGCCTGTCTGAGCAGCGCGGGCACCCTGGTGCTCACCTACCGCTTCGAGCCCGGCGTCGTCCTCGACGCCTTCGCCGAGCACCGCCCGCACTACACCGTCGGCCCGTCCACCGCCTACATGGCGCTCGCCGCCCACCCGGACGTCCGCCGCGAGCACTTCGCCTCCCTCGTGAACCTGTCCTCGGGCGGCGCCCCCGTGCCGCCGGCCCTGGTGGAGACGTTCCGGGAGCGCTTCGGACCGTACATCCGCGTCGGCTACGGCCTGACCGAGTGCACCGGCCCCTGCGCCTGCGTGCCACCCGGCCTGGAGGCGCCCGTGGACCCGGTCTCCGGGACGCTCTCCGTGGGCCTGCCCGGCGCCGACACCGTCGTGCGGATCCTGGACGAGCAGGGCGCGGAGGTGCCGTTCGGCGAGCAGGGCGAGATCGTCGTCCGCGGACCGCAGGTGGTGCCCGGCTACTGGCGGCGCCCGGACGCCACCGCCGAGACCTTCCCGGACGGCGAGCTGCGCACCGGCGACATCGGGTTCATGGACGAGCAGGGCTGGCTGTACGTCGTGGACCGCAAGAAGGACATGATCAACGCGTCCGGCTTCAAGGTGTGGCCGCGCGAGGTCGAGGACGTCCTCTACACGCATCCGGCGGTGCGTGAAGCGGCCGTCGTCGGGGTCCCGGACGGGTACCGTGGCGAGACCGTCAAGGCCTATATCAGCCTCCGTCCAGGGGCCGAGGCGGACCCGGACGAACTCGCGGTGTACTGCAAGGAGAGACTGGCCGCCTACAAGTACCCGCGGCAGGTGGAGGTCCTGCCCGACTTGCCCAAGACGGTGAGTGGGAAGATCCTCCGGCGGGAACTGCGTTCCCGCACCGGACGCGACTAG
- a CDS encoding SDR family oxidoreductase: MVEAVQDAGVVVTGAGGGIGAALARRFAAAGARVVVNDLDARKAEAVADEIGGTAVPGDASTIVAAARDALGGTVDVYCANAGVAFEDGDLDGPLDEKTWATSWDVNLMAHVRAAHALLPGWLERGNGRFVSTVSAAGLLTMIGAPSYSVTKHGAYAFAEWLSLTYRHRGIKVHAICPQGVRTDMLAATGSAGDLVLQPTAIEPAAVADALFQGIEEDRFLILPHPEVAGFYQGRAGEPDRWLATMNHIQQKWEAAR; encoded by the coding sequence ATGGTGGAAGCCGTGCAGGATGCGGGAGTGGTCGTCACCGGAGCCGGCGGCGGGATCGGGGCCGCGCTGGCCCGGCGGTTCGCCGCCGCGGGGGCCCGGGTCGTGGTGAACGACCTCGATGCCCGGAAGGCCGAGGCGGTGGCCGACGAGATCGGCGGGACCGCCGTGCCCGGCGACGCCTCCACGATCGTCGCCGCGGCCCGCGACGCGCTCGGCGGCACGGTGGACGTCTACTGCGCCAACGCGGGCGTCGCCTTCGAGGACGGCGACCTCGACGGCCCGCTGGACGAGAAGACGTGGGCGACGTCCTGGGACGTCAACCTGATGGCCCACGTCCGCGCGGCCCACGCGCTGCTGCCCGGCTGGCTGGAGCGGGGCAATGGACGGTTCGTCTCCACCGTCTCCGCCGCCGGACTGCTGACGATGATCGGCGCACCCTCCTACAGCGTGACCAAGCACGGCGCCTACGCGTTCGCCGAGTGGCTGTCCCTGACGTACCGCCACCGGGGGATCAAGGTGCACGCCATCTGCCCGCAGGGCGTCCGCACCGACATGCTGGCCGCCACCGGCAGCGCGGGCGACCTGGTGCTCCAGCCCACCGCGATCGAGCCGGCGGCCGTGGCCGACGCGCTGTTCCAGGGCATCGAGGAGGACCGCTTCCTGATCCTGCCGCACCCCGAGGTCGCCGGCTTCTACCAGGGGCGGGCCGGTGAGCCGGACCGCTGGCTCGCCACCATGAACCACATCCAGCAGAAATGGGAGGCCGCCCGGTGA